The Streptomyces achromogenes DNA segment CGGGCTGGCTGGTGTTCGTGCCCAGCTGGGCGGCGAGTTTCTGGGCCTCCAGCTGAAGGCGGAGGTTCTCGTCGAGGCGCTGCGGCGGGATGCCGTACTGCTGCAGCCACGCCGTCTCCAGGCCCTTCGCACCGCCCGCCTGCTGTTCCAGACCGGTCCGCATCTCCTGGACCTCGCGGGGGGTGACCGTGATGCCCGCGTCCTCGGCGGCGCGGTGCAGCACCTGGTCGAGGACCATGCCGTGCAGGGTGTCCCGGGCGAGCCCGCCGGTCTGGCTGACGGCCTGCGCGTACTGGGTGTCGTCGGTGACGGCCGCGCGCTGCGCGGAGCGCACCTCGTCCACCCGGCTCTCCAGCTGTGCGACGGTGATCCGCTGCCCCCCCACGACGGCCGCCGCGCCCGGATGCGCGTCGTTGCCGCAGGCGGTGAGGAGAGGGGCCGCCGCGATCGCGGCGGACAGCAGGAGCGCGGTGCGACGACGGCGGTGCAAGGAAGCCTCCCGAGGAGATTGTGCGGCGGTGCACAAGGTCTTGCGGTGATCGATGGTAGGCAGTGGCGCGGCTGCGGCCAACCCATTCGACCAACGATTCACCAGGACTTCCGGCACCGCCGCGCCCGCTCGCCTCCCGGTTGCCGCCCGCTCACCCCCCGGTTGCCGCCCGCTCGTCGCTGCGAACGGTCAGCTCGGCGCGTCCACGGCATGCTCGACCGCGTCCGCCACGTCGGCGCGCAGGGTGTCGCCCGTGGTCACCGCGTGGACGTTCCCGCCCGCGCGCGTGGTACCTCCCACCAGGACGAAGTCGACCTTCCGGTATTGCGGGGCCGTCGCCTCCACTGCGGTGACCTCGGGTTTTCCTACGGCCAGGACGACATCGCAGGAGCGCTGGAGGAGACCGTTGAGGAAGGGGCGCGCGTTGCCGACGCTCTGTTCGCCGGTCACCGGGGCGTAGCTCACGCGCGCGTGCGTCCTGAGAGAGGCGTCCTGCATGCCCTGCCAGACGGTGGCCGCCGTGGCGCCGGTGATGCCCTTGCCATCGGTGAGGAGGCAGGCGTCGACGTCGGTGTAGGCACGGGCACGGGTGTCCGGGACGGGGGCACGGTCGTCGTGGGAGAAGAGGAGGACGGCGGCCACCGCGAGGGCCGCGGCGGCCACGAGCGCGCCCGCCGAGACGGCGAGGACGCGCCCCCGCAGGGCGCGCAGCCACCTCACGGCGGCGCGCCCCAGAGCGAACGCCCGCCCTGCGCGCGCCTGCTTCGCCTTCCCGGACGTCGCCGACCGCGTCCGGGACACCTGTCTGACCTGCTTGCTCACCGCTGCCGTTTCCCTACTCCTGTGCTTCCTGCTTCGCGGCCGCGTGCTGCGGCCAGGTCCGCCACGCGTGGGTGGCGGCGCCGGCCGTCGACAGGCCGATCAGCAGCACGTCGAGCGCGAACAGCGCCCCGTGCGTGTCGACCGGTGTCAGTGACAGCTCGGTGACCCATGCCGCCAGTACCGCGCTGAAGGCGACGAAGGCCCACCAGTCGGCTCGGGAACGCCGGCGCAGGGCGAGGACAAGAAAGGGGACGGGGCACAGCAGTCCCAGGCTGAGGACGGGCAGCAGGGCGAAGCCCACCCGGGCGGCCGGCGTGCGCAGCGCCGCACCGGTCACCGCCCCCGCGAAGACGATCCTCATCTCCCGCACCTTCCCCGTCCTCGTGTGATCCGGTTCAGCCGACGATGGCGACCGGGGCGTCCCAGGAGTCGCGGTCCACGGTGATCGTGTAACCGCCGCGGGTCTCCTTGCTGTTGACCAGGTACTGGTGGCCGCGGCTGTGGCCGGTGAACTGGGTGGCGCCCCACGGCCAGTCCGTGGTCGTGGTGTCCTTCTTGTCCCACAGCGCGTACCAGAGGTTGCCCGGCAGGTCCGTCTTGTTCGTGGCGGTGGCGATCGCCTTGGCGCTGGAGCTGCTGAACCCGTAGTAGCCGGAGCGGTACGTCTTGGCGCGCAGCGTCTTGCTGAAGGAGCGGACGTACGCCAGCACGGAGTCGTTGCACGACTTGTTGGTGATGTCGTACGCCTCCATGTCGAGGTAGATCGGGCTGCCGGCCTTCATGCCGAGCGCGGCGGCCTTGGCGACGGCGTCCGCGCCGTCCTTGGCGCCGAGGGAGGTGGCCGTGGAGGCGGTGATCTTCTCGGGGCTGGAGCCGGTCTGGCACGGCGGCTGCGCGCCGACGTAGAGCGGGATGAGCTTCCAGCCGAGCGTGTTGACCGACTTCACCCAGGACGCGGTCAGGTTGGGCTGGGCGCAACCCCGGTTCTTGCCTCCGACGTAGACGGCGGCGCCGCTGTAGTAGCCGTCGGTCTTCCAGGCCTTCATCGCGGCCAGCGAGGGGGCGGTGCAGGCGTCGAAGGCACGCCCGGTGTACGTCTTCTGGGCGGGCCAGACGGTGGCCGCCATCGAGGTCTGCGCCGCTATCCCGGCCCCCGCGAGGACGGCCGCGCCGGCGACGCCCCACGTGATGTATCTGCGCTTCCTGGACTGCCGGTGCTCGGCCATGCGTTCCCCAACCCCATCGTTCATCTGTGCGTACGGCGTCGTCGCTGCGTACGACTGTGTACGGCTGCGTCGTGCGGAAGTCTCCCCTTGACCGGTGCGACGATACGGAGTCGACTCGACGTCCGGCACCGGAGGCGGATCGCACCATAACGCGCGGCGCCCCAGCGATCGGGAAACACCGGTCCCCCAGAGCCACAAGATTCGCCCATGTCACAGTAAAGAAGCGAGGGCGCGGGAGGTCCTGCGATGTCCTACCCTTACGCCCTGATGACTTGGGGGGCGACATGACGATGCCGACGACGGCGATGGCGGCGGGTACGGAGAGACAGCTGGCGGCCGGCTGGTTCCAGCGGTTCGCCTGGGTGGTCCTGGCGTGGGGGTCACTGGGGCTCCTCGTCTGGGTGCCCTTCCTCTACGTCGCGATCCGCCGCAAACACCCCTCGGACTGGGCCGCCTTCGCCTCGTTCACGCTGTACGAGTGCGTGAGCCTGCCGTGGGCGATGAACACCGCCGACGGCGACGGCGACCCCTTCCTCGGCATCGCGTTCATGGTGACCCTGCTGACGGCGACGGGATTGCTGCTGTTCGCGATGTTCGACAAGAAGCCGCCTCATCCCCCGACGGCGATGCCGTACGGCCAGCCGCAGTACCAGCAGCAGCATCCGCAGCAGGGATACCAGTACGGCCGCTGAGGCACGAGCGGCCTCAGCACCGGTCGCGCTCATCGCAGCGCCAGGTCGTACGCGTCGCAACGCCAGGTCCTGCTCGTCGCAGCACCGGGAGCTCACCTCCGCCGGGTGCGCCGCAGGATCCGTACGGCGGGCCATACGGCCAACGCGGTGACTCCCCACAAGAAACCCGAGAGGGCCGCCCATTCCCCGGTGCCGGTCTCCGGATCGTCGGCGCCGAACACGGTGACGGCGAGCGCCACTGTCAGGCCGACTCCCTCGGCCCCGACCACCAACGCCGGGCCGTCACCGCGCACCGGGCGGAACCGCCGACCTGTGACCGTGCACCCCGCCGGGTCATACCGGCTCTGACCAGGCAAAACCGTACTGTTACTTGACCATCCCCATACCGTCCGGCCAAGCGCCGTTCACCTGAACTCCATATCGTCCGCTGTCTGGCCGAGCGTGCCTTCCGGCCGCGGTTCCCACGCCATCGCTCACGGGTCGACGGGTCCGACACGCGCTCCCCGTCCAGCGCGCCCCATCCAGCGCACCCCGAGAGTCTTCTCCTTCCCCCAGCCCTGAGTCCCGGAGTTCCACATGGCCCTCAACGCCCGCCGCAACAGACAACTCCTGGAATGCGCCGCCCCCTTGCTGCTCGAAGGTGAGCAGGTGGAACTCACCAGCCTGGCGGGCGTCGGCTCGGTCTCCGCCCGCAGGCAGGCGCTCACCGCGGCGGCGGTGGGTGTCCTGTCCGCGGGCACCGTGATGGCCACGGTCACCCCCCGCCCCCTGTACGTGGTTCTCACCGACCGGCGTCTCCTCTTCTTCGACGGCAACCGCGGCGGCAGGCCCGGCGGGCTCGTGCTGAACCTGCCGCGGCCGTACGTCTCGGCGGGCGGCTCGAAGAAGGCGTTCCTCGGGCTCCAGTACGTCACCCACCTCTCGGTCTCCGGCCAGGAGAAGGCCCTCAAGGTCACCTTTCCGGTGCAACACCGCGCTGACGGCCCGCGGTTCGTCTCGGGATTGCCGGTGACGCGCTGACGGGAGTACGGCTGAAACAGGTGGACCCGTGTTTTGCTCGTGGCCTGGTGTAATGAGGTGTCCCCAGCCAGCACATGGTACGTGTGGAGGTCACCGATGGTGAGGTCGTAGGTCGTGGTGTTCGCGTGGTACAGGCGGATGCCTGTGACCTCGGTCGTGCCGGTCGGGGTCTGGAGGACGTCGCCGGGGTTGAGGTCCTTGGCGTCGACGAAGGCCGACTGGGTCTCGTCGTAGAAGGGGTGGTGGAAGGTCGTCTGGAGGTGCGCGTCCTGGGCGGCAGCCGTGGATGTCGTGCTGACCGCCGCCACCGGCTGGGTCGCCGGCGCCTGACCCTCAGCGTGGCCGTGACCGGCCGACAGTGCGCCCAGCACCGCCGCCGACGCCGCCAGGCCGAACGCCGCCTTGCGCGCCACCTTCTTGCCGAGAGACTTCACCCCGGTCTTCTTCGCACCACATGCCTGCCCTGAACAGGTTGGCGCGGAAGAATTATCAGTCGCGTGGGAACGCCGAGAGCACCGCTACCAGCTCACGGCTGTAGTTGTCGCAGAGGGCCAGCAAGTCGCGCCCCGTCACTGACGCCAGCAGGTCGGTGCCGTCGACGGCGGTGAGGATCGCCTCGTGGCACCGACCCTCGACTTCGAGATTCCGAGTGGCGAAATAGCCCACATTGTAGGCGCGGAGTGGTTCGGCGACATTCCCGAGGTACCGCTCGCGTTCCTCCTCCCCCGGCACCACTGTCAACGTATCGTGCAAGTACACGTCGAGGTAATCGGCCAGTTCCCGGGTGCGGACGACGATAGCGTCTGTCTGGTCCTCACTCATCTCGCCCAGCGCCTCACTCGCCAGCATCCAACCGCTGATGGCCTCCAACTGGAAGTTCTCGGCAAGCTGCGGATCGAATTCGGACTCGAACAGTGGCGCCTCACTGAATCGATCGAGCGCCTGCTGGAAAGCATCATCAGGCTCACCATTCAGTTGGGCTGCGCCTTGGCGAAGGAGAACCGCGAGCGCTGTCGGATCGACGCCCCATTCCTCTGGCATGGTGATGTCTGTCAGGGGCGCCTGCAATCGGCGCAGCGCGAAGAACACAGCCTGGTGCCGCTGGGCCCGGTCCATCCTTCGAATCTGCGCTGTCAAAATCCCGTCGAACCGCCAGTCCACTGGGCTCCCCATCGCACTCATCGGTATCCCATGGTTGCCAGGAAGTTCGACCATGCCTCATGGTCTTTCCAAACGTACATGGACTGTCCTGGTATCTTCGCCTTCGTGCCAAGGGTAGTGGGTCCGACCATCTGGGCACCCACCTCTCCCAGGAAGTCCTCGCAGCCGTCCGGTGCGCAAGCGTTGCGAGACACACCACCGGCCACTGGAGTCAAGTCGTTCGCTGCCATGTGGTTGACAGCGGTCGCCTCAGCGTGGCCCCCGTTCATATTGGCCGCGACTTCGATGTCGTCACGCGCAAGCGACCTGATGTAGTCGAGCTGCGCCTTCTCCAGGCCGCCACCAGCACCTGAGACCACATGCACGAGCGAACCATCGGTTCTACGGGCGGCTGTTACCGCAGTCGTCCGGAAGACGTCACGCGCGAACGGGCTCTTGATCTTGCTATGGATGTCATCGGCCAGCCGCTTCGCCCCTGCCGCGATCTCCTCCTCGTCGCAGTTGTGGACGAGGACTGGAGTGTCTCCGGCCGTCACGTAGTACGTGTGGAGGTCGCCGATGGTGAGGTCGTACGTCGTGGTGTTCGCGTGGTACAGGCGGATGCCCGTGACCTCGGTCGTGCCGGTCGGGGTCTGGAGGACGTCGCCAGGCTCGAGGTCCTTGGCCTCTACGAAGGCGGACTGGGTCCTGTCGTAGAAGGGGTGGTGGAAGGTCGTCTGGAGGTGAGCGTCGTCCTGCGTGGCCGCTCCGGCGACCGTGCTGACCGCCGCCACCGGCTGGGTCGCCGGCGCCTTAGCTTCACCGTGGCCGTGACCGGCCGACAGCGCGCCCAGCACCGCCGCCGACGCCGCCAGGCCGAACGCCGCCTTGCGCGCCACCTTCTTGCCGAGAGACTTCACCCCGGCCTTCTTCACGCCGGCCTTCTCATCGGCCTTCTCAGCGGTCTTGGCCGCCGTCGCCTTCACCGTCACGTCCACGAAGTCGTGGTCCGTGTGCGTCACGATGACCGCGGTCACCGTGTGGGCCTGGGTGCCCGTCGCGCCCGGCACCGAGTTGGTGATCTTCTCGCCCACTCGCACCTGGTCGATGGCCTTGGTCGTGCCGTCGGCCATCAGGACGGGGGTCGAGCCGGTGAAGCTGTGACAGGTCGGCCCCGCCTCATCCGAATGCGACTGCGACCGAGACCCCGCCCCCTCCGAGTCCGCCCGGGAAGCCGCCGCCTCCGTCGCGTCCGTCGCCGCTGTTTCCTCGGCCTCCGTCGCGCCCTTGCCGAAGAGGCCGCCGACGACCTTCATCGCCTTCGGAGCCGCCTTGGCCAGCAGCTTGCCGCCGATCTTGCCCAGGGCGCCGCCCACCGCGCCGGCGATCGCACCAGTCACCGCCGCGCCCGCGAAGGCACCCGCGTCACAGTCGTCGCCGCCGTTCTGCGCGCACGCGAAGCCCTGTTCCACCAGGGAGCCCACCGCGCCCGCCACCGCCGCACAGCCGATCGAACCGACACCGGCCGTCAACGCCTCGCAGCCCGCGAAGACCGCCGTGGAGACCACGAACGACGTGATCGCCGCCGCGTGGTGCTTCGCGTAGGTCGCCGTGGCCTTCGCCGCCTTCACCGTGGCGTGGTACGCCGTCCTCGAGGCCGACGCCACCGCGTGCGCCGCCTTCTTCACGGTGTGCGCGACCTTCTTCGCCGCCTTCTTCACGGTGCTGACGACGCGGTGCGCCGCCTTCGACGCCTTGTGATAGGCGGTATGGACGGCATGGACCACCCGGCGGGCCGCGCGTTTCACCTTCCGGGCCGTGTAGTGGTAGACGCGGCGCACCACCCGCACCGTCGCGTGGTACACGTCCCGGACGTGATGGACCACCTTGTGCGCCGCGTGCTTCACCGCGTGGACGACCTTGCGGGCCACGTGCTTGGCCGCGTGGTAGACTTTCTTCGCCGCGTGCTTCACCGTCTTGCTGACCTTGTGGACGGCCTTCTTCGCACCGCACACCACGTCGTACCAGGAGCAGTTGCCCGACTCGTCCGTGCCCGCCATCGGGTTGTCGTTGACGTACGCGAAGGGGTTCGCGGAGACCGAGTTCGGCACCGGGTTCAGCGACACGCTGTCCTTGTTGAGGAACACGCCCGTGTCCGGGTCGTACCAGCGGGACGCCGTGCCCACGTCACCCGTGCCGGGTTCGGTCCAGCCGGACTGGAAGCCGAGGTGGCCGATGACCGTGTTCGTCGGGGAGACCACCTTGCCCAGCGGGTCGTAGGACGCCGAGCCCGCCAGCGTCGTCGCGCCGGAGGTGAAGGACCCGACCACGTCGTTGTGCTGGTCGGTGAGGGCCAGGACCCCTGTGCCGCCGATGCTCTTGACGCCCACCAGGCCGCCGCCCGGGTCGAACGTGTAGGTGTCGTCCCCGTCGGAGGCGATGGTGTTGCCCGCGCCCGAGTAGGCGAAGGTGCGGGTCATGCCCGTCGACGTGACGCGGTCCGTGATGTTGCGGCCGGTCGCGTCCAGCGTGTAGGACTGCTCGCCCGCGACGATCTGCCCGCCGAAGGCGTCCGTCTTGTACGCGACCGTCCCGCCGGCCGTCGACGACTCCTGGGTCATCGTGCCGCGCGCCGAGTACGTGTAGCTGTGCGTGCCGTCCGAGGTGAGTTCGTCGCGCTGGTCGTAGGTGTAGACGTCCGCGCCGTTGCGGACGCGGTTGCCCGACGCGTCGTAGGCGTACGCGGTCGTGGTGGACCCGTTGTTCCACGACGTCAGGCGGTTGGCCCAGTCGTAGCCGTACGTGTTCGCCGACGCGCCGGACACGCCCGTCGTCGTCTTCGACGTCAGGTTGCCGTTCCCGTCGTAGCCGTAGGCGAAGCTCGCCATCGTCGAGGCGCCCTGGACGAGGACGTCGTTGGTGAGCTCGTGCGCGCTGTTGTAGGTGAAGGTGCGGGTCTGGCCCGTCGAGCCGTACTTGACCGTCTTCAGGTCGTTCAGCTGGTCGTAGGTGTACGTCAACTGGTTGCCCGTCGCCGGGTCGTTCAGGGACGACAGGCGGCCCGCGGTGTCGTAGCCGTAGGTCGTCGTGCCGGCGGCGTCCGTGCGGGAGGTGACGTTCGCGTCGTCGTTGTAGGCGAAGCTCGACGTGCCCGCCGAACCGGACGTCGTCAGCAGGTCGCCGCGGTCGTCGTAGGTGAACGCGTCGTGCGTGGCGTCCTGGTGGTCGGCCGCGCCGGCGATGCCCGCCTCGTCGGTGTCGGCCGACAACACACGGCCGTCGGCGTCGTAGGTGAAGCTGCGCCTCGCGGTCGCCGCGTCGGCGCCCGCGCCGGACATCGACTTCAGCTGGCCCACGTTGTCGTACGTCATCGACGTCGTCGTGCCGCCGGGGAGCGTGGCGCCCGTCAGCTGTCCGTCGGCGTCGTAGGCGAACGTCGTGGTCGAGTCGGCGGCCGAGGTGTACTGGGCCGTGGACGGTTCGGTGATCTTCTCCTGCTGCCCCCACGGGGTGTACGCGTAGCGCCAGGAGTTGCCGCGGCCGTCGGTGAAGCGGGTGCGGTTGCCGGCCGCGTCGTAGCCGAAGGTCGTCGTGATCGACGTCGACGCGTCGACCGGCTGTATCTCCTGGGTGACGGTGCCGGCCGCGTCGTAGGTGAAGTGGCTGGTGTGGCCGCGGGCGTCGGTGGCGGCGGTCACGTTGCCGACGCCGTCGTAGGCCTGCGAGGTCGACCAGAGCTGGACGTTGTTCGCGTCGTAGGCGCGCGTGGTCGTCGGGTCGCCGGCGGCGTTGTAGTCGGTCTGGGTCCAGGTGTTGTCGGGCAGGATCGTCTTCTGCTGGTTGCCCTCGAAGTCGTAGGTGTAGCGGGTGGTGTTGCCCGCGCCGTCGGTGACCGAGGTGACGTCACCGGCCCGGTTGTAGCCGTAGGACGACGTCACCCCGCCCGGCGAGGTGGTCGAGGAGGCGTGCGCCCCGTAGGGGTTGCCGGTGGTGACCGCGTAGGACGTGGTGCTCGTCAGGGTCCTCGTCGACGGACGGCGCTCCATCGTCGTCGAGGTGACCTGGCGGCCGAGGAAGTCGTACGTGGCCTGCGCCTGGGCGCCGGTGCCGTCGGTCGCGGAGAGCTGGTCGCCGTCCGCGTCGTAGACGGCGTGCGTCTTCGTGCCGTCGGGGTCGGTGACCTGGGCGACGTCGCCCAGCTGGTCGTAGAGGTAGGAGGAGGTCTTCCCGCCGGGGGAGGTGACCGAGGTCTGGTTGCCCTCGCTGTCGTACGTCCACACGGTGGTGCCCGCGTTGGGAGCCGACGCGCCCGCCGGGGTGTACGCGGGGAGCGTCTCGGAGACCTTGTTGCCCTCGGCGTCGTAGACGGTCGTCGTGACCAGACCGTCCGGGTCCTGCTCCTCGACCCCCTCGCCGAAGGTGTTGAAGCCGCTGGTGGTGACGGGGCGGACGGTGGAGGCGGTGGTGCCGTCGGGCTCCGCCTGGACGGCCGGCGCGGTGGTGACCGCGAGGTTGCCGGCCTCGTCGTAGGCGTAGTCGGTGGTGTGCTGCTCGGCGTCCGTCATGGACGTCGGCAGGCCGCGCCGGTCGTAGGTGTACCGGGTGGTCTGGGCGTCGGAGGAGCCGACCGTGCCGCCGCTGCGGCCCTTGCCGTAGAGGGAGGTCACGTCGGTCGCGGAGAGCGCCCGCTGGTAGACCTGCACGTCGCCGACCTCGCCGTTGACGACGTCGGAGGTGGCGCCCCCGGCCGTCTTCGTGCCGCCGACGGTAAGCGGTCCGGTGCCGGTCCACGGCGAGGTGTTGGTGGCGGAGCCCGCCTGTGCGCCGTTGACGTACAGCTTCATCGAGCCGTTGGCCGAGTCGAAGACGCCGACCAGGTGGGTCCAGGTGTTCAGCGGCGCGGCCGTGGACGCGGTGGCGTCGTAGAACGCGGACGGGGAGGCCACGTCGGAGCCTGCGGCGTGGAAGCGGAAGGCGTTGTCGGTCTTGGAGTACTGCAGGTAGAAGGAGGCCCGGTTGGCGCCGCCCTGGGCGACGAAGGTACGGAAGGTGGAGGCGTCGGCGAGGTTCACCCACGCGGAGACCGTGTAGGAGGCGGTGGTGTCCAGGACCGGGCTGTTCGTGGCGACGACGTCACCCGTGCCGGTCGTCGTGCCGGCGAACTTGGCCGCGTCGTCCGCCCAGGTGACCCCGGGGCCCGCGGTGGCCGTGTTCCCGGTGCCGGAGGCGTCCGTCACCGAGCGGCCGGCGGTCTGGTCCAGCTTCCACCAGGCGGCCGGGTGCCCGGAGGCGTCCCCGTACAGCGTCTCGGCGAGCAGGTTGCCCATGTCGTCGTAGCTGTTGGTGGTGGTGCGGTCGTAGCCGGAGGAGTCGTGGTCGTTCTCGGAGGCGACCTGGTCGTCCGGGGTGTACGACACGGTCGTCACCCGGTCCACGCCGGTCGGGTCCAGTTCGGTGGACGTGGTCCGCGACGCCGCGTCGACGGTGTACTTGCTGACCGTCTCGCCGTTGTCGGTGGTCGACTGGGTGAGGTTGCCGGCCGCGTCGTAGACGTCCGACTCGAGCGTGTAGGTGCTGTTGCCGTCGGCGCTGGTCCGCTTCACCGTCGAGGTCAGACCGTCGTCGGTGTAGGTGTACGCGGTGGTGTTGCCCATCGCGTCCGTGATGGACGCGAGCCGCCCGGCCGGGTCGTAGGCCCGGGAGGACTCGGTGAGGAGTACCGCCGGCTGCGGGTTCACCGGGTCGCCCGTGTACATCAGGCCCTGGGTGAGCAGGTCGCCGTTGTCGTCGTAGGTGTACCGGGTCTCGGTCCCGGCGGTCGTCACCTCCTTGGTCTTGTTGCCGGAGGTGTCGTAGGTGTACGTCGTCGTGTTGCCGTTGGCCGCGCCCTCGGCCGCGTTGGCGTCGGACTCGGTCAGGACCCGGTCGTAGGCGTCGTAGGTCCAGTTCTGGGTGCGGGAGTGGTCGCCGCCGCTCGCGTCGGCCACCGTCTGCGAGGTGACGTCGCCGTCGTCGTCGTACACGGAGGTGGTGACGGCGGCGTGGGTGGCGCCGGTGACGCGGTCGGTGAGCTGCGGGTCGTGCTCCTCGAGCACCTGCCCCGCGGTGTCGTACGTGTACGACGTCACCAGTCCGGCCGGGTAGGTGTCGGAGACGACCTTCTGGGTGAGGACCTGGCCCAGGCCGTCGAAGGTGTACGAGGTGACGAGTCCGACGGCGTCCGTCGTGGAGGCGATGTCACCGTTCTTGAGATACGCCACCTGGTTGACGGCGCCGCCGGGCGAGACGGTCTTCACCGGCAGGCCCTTGGGGACCACCCCGCCGTCGGCGGACGGGTAGGTGCTGGTGCCGTCGCTGTAGACGGTGGTCGTGGAGCGCCCCGACGGGAAGCCCGGGACGGCCGGGCCGGTGATCGCGGTCTGGTTGCCCGCCGCGTCGTAGGTGTACGAGGTGAGGTACGTGTTGTCGGTGGCCGAGGCGGACCGGCCGTCACGCTCGGTCAGCAGCTGGTCGTTGCGCGGGTCGGCGGTGGTCAGCTGGGCCGTCGTGTCGTCGGGGTAGTACGTGTAGTACTCGGTGTTGCACTTGTTGGCGGCCTGGTCCTGGCAGGACGTGGACGAGACCACGTTGCCGCGCACATCGTGACCGGTGATGGTCATCGCGCCGTTCGGATCGGTCACGGTGTGCTCGAAACCGGCCGAGTCGTAGCCGAAGCTGGTCTTGTTGCCGAGGCCGTCGGTCTCGGTGAGGGCGCGGTTCCCGTTGGTGACGTCGTAGGTGTACTTCAGGACCGCGGTGGTCGGGGAGGTCACGGTCACCGTCTCGACCGGGAGCAGGCCGGTGGAGTTCTGCGCGGCCTCGTAGCTCTGGGCGACGTCCGCGGCGGAGAGCTGCGAACGGAACAGCGCGACCTCGGCGATGGAGCCCTTGAAGCGGGTCGCGTACCCGGTGTTGGAGGTGGAGCTGGTGTGCGCCTCGTCCGGCCAGTTGCCGCCGTTGAAGCCCGCGCCGACGTACGTG contains these protein-coding regions:
- a CDS encoding LamG-like jellyroll fold domain-containing protein, coding for MLTTDQAVAEGLEFGSVDLPSMSLTSLASWFTDPQWGKLPHQKSGTAAGHRHHVDATATAAHRGAGRAPGKGRGELPAYQAHKPATKAGRSAGGAGFDAKTSKRSAAKSTRTDTVYDNADGSVTRQISPTPVNYQVGKGRWAPIDVDVRAGPGGRWYEAANSVDVDFAAKATDAALTSLATDTKHRVAYALKGAAPVEGTADGSTVTYDQVLPGTDLKLAPTATGVKESIVLDSADAAATWTFPLTLQGLTPVQSTPNGWIDLRDSAGTTVERIPPSYAYDSKVDPRSGDPATTHAVTTELVEDGTGYALRITLDSAWLHSGDRVFPVTVDPTVTDGWTTTYAESGTGNDVDHSFEQTIKVGSYDSGTHSAISFVNHWDTAWDGSGATVTAASLHLFDTWASTCTPERFDVALVTSAWTPEGVTSYPGPSKGASIGNATPTVPNACANTAADRTVGDSVTVPLSVSAIQGWLSGTTADHGLAVYASTTDTLHWKQFGSFNDPGKGPNISVTYTGNTAPQLYEQFPADNAVVGTTTPEFTAWAGGANSTSGSTNKYLFQVFDSAGTKVADSGLVAAGDWTVPAGKLAWGKNYSWTVQAYDATTALYSPADPYEISVQVPQTVITSGLSQNSSDHGFDASIGNYTTSDTDASISTVGPSLDVDRDYNSRDPRWTGAFGAGWSSIFDARVTEQYTAAGAVASVQVTYPDGAQAGYGKNSDGTFTPGNGRFATFKTVTGGYTLTDKDDTLYTFTQSLGSGAYGLTSVTDANGRALNLTWTGTPAHITKMTSAVSGRALGLTWTTPTGALAPHVATVVTDPVTSGDQATVQTWTYGYTGDQLTKVCTPLSATKCTVYGYTTGSGYQNAALDLDPHTFWPLSETSGASAKDAVLANEGTTNATYENVTVGQSGGPLTGSSAKVATFNGTTSDVSLPKNLGNDTDSGALSLWFKTSAGPGVLYSYASQPIGSGQASGFYTPSIYVGSDGKLNAEFWYSGGINPIVTSASVADGKWHHVVLSAAGNSQSLYLDNAKVGSRTGTVSIKSATAFGKNQSFNYLGTGFLGGSWPDHPTYSDDDGHATYFNGSIADVGWYSRPLVAADVSALYTYGTHSESLLTSVKRPSGKTYAAMTYDTDSTVLTRMTDENGGTWVLGAPTVSGSSDTYRGAVLGGAPSEYFRLGEAAGATTAVDQVRGGDGTYSAVTLGSAGPFSDQKAAAFDGTTSSLTLPNGSVPGSGAESASMWFKTTTAGGVLLGASKDPLSAGTTTTSYTPVLYVGTSGKLHGEFYFSGGSTKPLVSAAAVTDGKWHQVVLSTSATSQSVYLDGALVGTQTGTAAMTGQPYTYVGAGFNGGNWPDEAHTSSTSNTGYATRFKGSIAEVALFRSQLSAADVAQSYEAAQNSTGLLPVETVTVTSPTTAVLKYTYDVTNGNRALTETDGLGNKTSFGYDSAGFEHTVTDPNGAMTITGHDVRGNVVSSTSCQDQAANKCNTEYYTYYPDDTTAQLTTADPRNDQLLTERDGRSASATDNTYLTSYTYDAAGNQTAITGPAVPGFPSGRSTTTVYSDGTSTYPSADGGVVPKGLPVKTVSPGGAVNQVAYLKNGDIASTTDAVGLVTSYTFDGLGQVLTQKVVSDTYPAGLVTSYTYDTAGQVLEEHDPQLTDRVTGATHAAVTTSVYDDDGDVTSQTVADASGGDHSRTQNWTYDAYDRVLTESDANAAEGAANGNTTTYTYDTSGNKTKEVTTAGTETRYTYDDNGDLLTQGLMYTGDPVNPQPAVLLTESSRAYDPAGRLASITDAMGNTTAYTYTDDGLTSTVKRTSADGNSTYTLESDVYDAAGNLTQSTTDNGETVSKYTVDAASRTTSTELDPTGVDRVTTVSYTPDDQVASENDHDSSGYDRTTTNSYDDMGNLLAETLYGDASGHPAAWWKLDQTAGRSVTDASGTGNTATAGPGVTWADDAAKFAGTTTGTGDVVATNSPVLDTTASYTVSAWVNLADASTFRTFVAQGGANRASFYLQYSKTDNAFRFHAAGSDVASPSAFYDATASTAAPLNTWTHLVGVFDSANGSMKLYVNGAQAGSATNTSPWTGTGPLTVGGTKTAGGATSDVVNGEVGDVQVYQRALSATDVTSLYGKGRSGGTVGSSDAQTTRYTYDRRGLPTSMTDAEQHTTDYAYDEAGNLAVTTAPAVQAEPDGTTASTVRPVTTSGFNTFGEGVEEQDPDGLVTTTVYDAEGNKVSETLPAYTPAGASAPNAGTTVWTYDSEGNQTSVTSPGGKTSSYLYDQLGDVAQVTDPDGTKTHAVYDADGDQLSATDGTGAQAQATYDFLGRQVTSTTMERRPSTRTLTSTTSYAVTTGNPYGAHASSTTSPGGVTSSYGYNRAGDVTSVTDGAGNTTRYTYDFEGNQQKTILPDNTWTQTDYNAAGDPTTTRAYDANNVQLWSTSQAYDGVGNVTAATDARGHTSHFTYDAAGTVTQEIQPVDASTSITTTFGYDAAGNRTRFTDGRGNSWRYAYTPWGQQEKITEPSTAQYTSAADSTTTFAYDADGQLTGATLPGGTTTSMTYDNVGQLKSMSGAGADAATARRSFTYDADGRVLSADTDEAGIAGAADHQDATHDAFTYDDRGDLLTTSGSAGTSSFAYNDDANVTSRTDAAGTTTYGYDTAGRLSSLNDPATGNQLTYTYDQLNDLKTVKYGSTGQTRTFTYNSAHELTNDVLVQGASTMASFAYGYDGNGNLTSKTTTGVSGASANTYGYDWANRLTSWNNGSTTTAYAYDASGNRVRNGADVYTYDQRDELTSDGTHSYTYSARGTMTQESSTAGGTVAYKTDAFGGQIVAGEQSYTLDATGRNITDRVTSTGMTRTFAYSGAGNTIASDGDDTYTFDPGGGLVGVKSIGGTGVLALTDQHNDVVGSFTSGATTLAGSASYDPLGKVVSPTNTVIGHLGFQSGWTEPGTGDVGTASRWYDPDTGVFLNKDSVSLNPVPNSVSANPFAYVNDNPMAGTDESGNCSWYDVVCGAKKAVHKVSKTVKHAAKKVYHAAKHVARKVVHAVKHAAHKVVHHVRDVYHATVRVVRRVYHYTARKVKRAARRVVHAVHTAYHKASKAAHRVVSTVKKAAKKVAHTVKKAAHAVASASRTAYHATVKAAKATATYAKHHAAAITSFVVSTAVFAGCEALTAGVGSIGCAAVAGAVGSLVEQGFACAQNGGDDCDAGAFAGAAVTGAIAGAVGGALGKIGGKLLAKAAPKAMKVVGGLFGKGATEAEETAATDATEAAASRADSEGAGSRSQSHSDEAGPTCHSFTGSTPVLMADGTTKAIDQVRVGEKITNSVPGATGTQAHTVTAVIVTHTDHDFVDVTVKATAAKTAEKADEKAGVKKAGVKSLGKKVARKAAFGLAASAAVLGALSAGHGHGEAKAPATQPVAAVSTVAGAATQDDAHLQTTFHHPFYDRTQSAFVEAKDLEPGDVLQTPTGTTEVTGIRLYHANTTTYDLTIGDLHTYYVTAGDTPVLVHNCDEEEIAAGAKRLADDIHSKIKSPFARDVFRTTAVTAARRTDGSLVHVVSGAGGGLEKAQLDYIRSLARDDIEVAANMNGGHAEATAVNHMAANDLTPVAGGVSRNACAPDGCEDFLGEVGAQMVGPTTLGTKAKIPGQSMYVWKDHEAWSNFLATMGYR